The following are encoded in a window of Lagenorhynchus albirostris chromosome 3, mLagAlb1.1, whole genome shotgun sequence genomic DNA:
- the MISP3 gene encoding uncharacterized protein MISP3 isoform X2, whose translation METPIEREIRRSCEREESLRRSRGLSPGRAGRELVELRVRPVLSLPGPGSALPRALERARAGAQMQRDIEREAHRQAALARPEIPKQRARQPPQPLGELKRFFEAAGGCGSSLAAEGSADPQRLPEPGGRPRSVVQSRCPVLARAPPPIAPSLLEQEVREVNERERELQRQRLSVYGTAEFKEPAPSLTASRGDGKLAVIWPPRRKASENGLEQEETKP comes from the exons ATGGAGACGCCCATCGAGCGCGAAATCCGCCGCAGCTGCGAACGCGAGGAGAGCCTGCGCCGGAGCCGGGGCCTGAGCCCAGGTCGCGCGGGCCGCGAACTCGTCGAACTGCGTGTGCGGCCGGTGCTCAGCCTGCCGGGCCCCGGCTCCGCGCTCCCGCGCGCCTTGGAGCGCGCTCGGGCGGGCGCGCAGATGCAGCGAGACATCGAGCGGGAGGCCCATCGGCAGGCGGCGCTAGCGCGCCCCGAGATCCCAAAGCAGCGCGCCCGGCAGCCGCCTCAGCCGCTGGGCGAGCTCAAGCGCTTCTTCGAGGCTGCCGGCGGGTGCGGCTCCTCGCTGGCGGCGGAGGGCAGCGCGGACCCGCAGCGGCTGCCTGAGCCCGGAGGCCGGCCACGTTCAGTCGTGCAGAGCCGGTGCCCGGTGCTGGCCCGCGCCCCGCCGCCCATCGCACCATCGCTGCTGGAGCAGGAGGTGCGCGAGGTGAATGAGCGCGAGCGGGAACTGCAGCGCCAGCGCCTCAGCGTCTACGGCACCGCCGAGTTCAAGGAGCCCGCGCCCAGCCTAACTG CGAGCAGGGGTGACGGAAAGCTGGCGGTGATCTGGCCTCCCCGCAGAAAGGCCTCGGAGAACGGTCTGGAGCAG GAGGAGACGAAGCCTTGA
- the MISP3 gene encoding uncharacterized protein MISP3 isoform X1 — METPIEREIRRSCEREESLRRSRGLSPGRAGRELVELRVRPVLSLPGPGSALPRALERARAGAQMQRDIEREAHRQAALARPEIPKQRARQPPQPLGELKRFFEAAGGCGSSLAAEGSADPQRLPEPGGRPRSVVQSRCPVLARAPPPIAPSLLEQEVREVNERERELQRQRLSVYGTAEFKEPAPSLTASRGDGKLAVIWPPRRKASENGLEQVGTPFPSCLRRLSLPPTPTLCVRERWAGERTPWEVTLR; from the exons ATGGAGACGCCCATCGAGCGCGAAATCCGCCGCAGCTGCGAACGCGAGGAGAGCCTGCGCCGGAGCCGGGGCCTGAGCCCAGGTCGCGCGGGCCGCGAACTCGTCGAACTGCGTGTGCGGCCGGTGCTCAGCCTGCCGGGCCCCGGCTCCGCGCTCCCGCGCGCCTTGGAGCGCGCTCGGGCGGGCGCGCAGATGCAGCGAGACATCGAGCGGGAGGCCCATCGGCAGGCGGCGCTAGCGCGCCCCGAGATCCCAAAGCAGCGCGCCCGGCAGCCGCCTCAGCCGCTGGGCGAGCTCAAGCGCTTCTTCGAGGCTGCCGGCGGGTGCGGCTCCTCGCTGGCGGCGGAGGGCAGCGCGGACCCGCAGCGGCTGCCTGAGCCCGGAGGCCGGCCACGTTCAGTCGTGCAGAGCCGGTGCCCGGTGCTGGCCCGCGCCCCGCCGCCCATCGCACCATCGCTGCTGGAGCAGGAGGTGCGCGAGGTGAATGAGCGCGAGCGGGAACTGCAGCGCCAGCGCCTCAGCGTCTACGGCACCGCCGAGTTCAAGGAGCCCGCGCCCAGCCTAACTG CGAGCAGGGGTGACGGAAAGCTGGCGGTGATCTGGCCTCCCCGCAGAAAGGCCTCGGAGAACGGTCTGGAGCAGGTGGGAACCCCTTTCCCCTCCTGCCTCAGGCGTTTGtcgctgccccccaccccaaccctctGCGTGCGAGAACGCTGGGCTGGGGAAAGGACCCCCTGGGAAGTCACTCTGCGCTAG